The following is a genomic window from Actinomycetota bacterium.
GGCCTGGCTGGCCGGCCTGGCCGCCGGGGCCGGAGCGGCCGGCGCGGGGATCGCGCTGTCCCGGGTGGCCATCCGGCGCGACCGGCGCCGGGTGGACCCGGAGTCGCGTGAGCGGCTGGCAGAGCTCCCGCCGGAGGACCTCGGCCCGCTGGTGTCCTTCGACGGCTCGCTCCTGACCGTCCGCGCCGCGGGCGACCCGTCCCGGCCGGCGGTGGTGTTCTCGCACGGCTTCAGCCTGGACATGACGACCTGGCACTACCAGTGGAAGGAGCTCTCCAAGCGCTATCGCTGCGTGCTGTTCGACCATCGCGGCCACGGCGGGAGCGGGGCCGCGGAGGGCTCCGACTACTCGCTCCAGGCCATGGGAGAGGACCTGGTGGCGGTGCTGGACGCGGCCGTGGGGGAGGGGCCGGTGGTCCTGGTCGGCCACAGCATGGGCGGGATGGCCATCCTGGCCATGGCCGAACGCCACCCGGAGGAGTTCGGGCCTGGCGGGCGCATCGCCGGCGTCGTGTTCGCCGACACCGCCGCCGCCGAGGTGGTGCGGGGCGCGCTGGCCGGCGTCACCGCCCGCATCCACGCCCTGGTCAGCGCCCCCAAGCGGGCGGAGCGGATCCACCGGTTCATGCGGGCCGGCGAGTCCGACCTCGCCTACGCGGTGTCCCGCCTGACCCAGTTCGGCCCGAAGGCGCCTCCGTCGCTGGTCGCCCACGTGGCCCGTATCTCCGGCCGGGCCCCGCTCGAGGTGTGGGGAGACGGCCTGGCCGGGATCCTGCGCATGGACTTCCGCCACGCGGTGGAGCACGTCCGGGTTCCCTCGCTCGTGATGGTGGGCGACGTGGACCGGATCACGCCGCCGGCTTCGGCGCTGGCGCTGAAGGACGCCCTCCCCGATGCTCGCCTGGTCGTGCTGAAGGGCGCGGGGCACCTGGCCATGATGGAACGCCACGAGCAGTTCAACCGGGTCACGGAGCGGTTCCTGGAGTCGGTCCTGGCGCAGGCGGCGACACCCGCCGCGCGGGGGAGAAGGCCGTGATCACCGAGGTCGAGGGCATCCGGGTGGGCCACTGGACGGACCTCGAGGGCCTCACCGGATGCACGGTGGTGCTGTGCCCGCCGGAGACCGTCGGCTCCTGCGAGGTTCGGGGCGGCGCCCCCGGGACGCGGGAGACGGACGCCCTCCGCCCAGGCACGATGGTGAACGAGGTGCACGCGGTGGTCCTGACCGGCGGGAGCGCGTTCGGGCTGGCCGCCGCGGACGGCGTGGCGCGATGGCTGGAGGAACGGGGCGTGGGCTACGACACGCGGGTGGCCCGGGTGCCGATCGTGGCTGCGGCGGTCCTGTTCGACCTGGCCGTCGGCGATGCGGCGGCCCGGCCGGGGCCCGAGCAGGGCTACGCGGCGTGCGAGGCCGCCGCCGACCGCGTGGATGAGGGAACCGTCGGCGCGGGCACGGGCGCCACCGTGGCGAAGCTGCCCCACCCCGACCAGGCCATGAAGGGCGGCGTGGGGTCCGCTGCGGTGCGGGAGGGCGACCTGGTGGTGGGTGCCATCGCGGCGGCCAACTCGCTGGGGTTCGTGGTGGACGACGACGGCGAGCCCATCGCCGCCAACCGCAGCGGGCTCCCGGCCACCGCGCCGCCCGAGATCTGGGGGCCGGGCACGGCCACCACGCTCGTGGTCGTGGCCACCAACGCCGCGCTGACCAAGGAGCGCGCCCACCTGCTCAGCCTGGCGGCGCACGAGGGGCTTGCCGACGCGGTGAGGCCATCGCATACCATGTGGGACGGCGACACCGCCTTCGCCCTGGCCACCGGCCGCGTGGAGGCCGGCCAGCGGGCGGTCGAAGCCCTCGCCAGGAGGGCCGTCGCCGAATCGATCCGGCGGGCCGTCCGGACGGCGACCGGCGTGCCCGGCTTCCCCTCGGTCAGTGAGCTGGGGGAGGTGGATGGGCAGTGACGGTCACGAGGACCCTGGAGGAGGCCGCGGAAGAGGCGGCGACGTGCGTCCGGTGCCGGCTGTCGCAGGGGCGGACCCAGGTCGTGTTCGGCGTGGGCGACCCGCGGGCCGACCTGATGTTCATCGGGGAGGGGCCCGGCTACTACGAGGACAAGCAGGGCGAGCCCTTCGTCGGCGCGGCCGGCCAGCTGCTGAACCGCCTGCTCGGCGAGATCGGCATCCGCCGGGAGGACGTCTACATCAACAACGTGGTGATGTGCCGGCCCCCCGGGAACCGCGACCCGTTTCCCGATGAGATCGAGTCCTGCCGGCCGTGGCTGATGGAACGGGTGGCCCTGATCGACCCGGCCGTGATCGTGACGCTGGGCCGGTTCGCCACCGCCGTGATCCTGGACCGGCCGACCGTGTCGATCACCAAGGTCCGGGGCCAGCGGTTCCGGTGGGACGGGCGGGTGGTCATCCCCACGTTCCACCCCGCGGCGGTGCTGCGGGGCGGCGGGGACGCCTCCTCGCAGATGGCGGCCATCCGCCAGGACTTCCAGATGATGAAGCAGGCGCTGGCTGAGCGTCCCCAGCCGCCCGAGGAGCAGCTCGGCCTGTTCTGATGAGCGCGCCCCGGCGTCCCTCTCGAGATCCCCGCCCGTGAGCCACGTCATCGAGCTCCACGTCCCCAAGCCGGAGGACATGGAGGCGCTGGGGCAGGCGGTGGCCTCCCTGGTGGACCGGGGAGACGTGCTGTCGCTGACCGGAGACCTGGGGGCGGGGAAGACCACCTTCGTGCGGGGGGCGGCCCGGGGCCTGGGGGTGCCCGAGGGCCAGGTCCTGTCTCCCACCTTCACCCTGGTCCGCCAGTACCGGGGAACACACCCCGTCTACCATCTCGACGTGTACCGGCTGGAGCGGGTCCAGGACGTCATCGACCTCGGCTTCGAGGAGCTGCTCGACCCCGAGGGCGTGACCTTCGTGGAGTGGGGCGACGCCATCGAGGGCCTCCTGCTGGACGACTACCTGGAGGTCGAGATGTGGACCCGGGCCGAGGACGACGGCCGGGTGGTCCTGCTGACCGGGAACGGGCGGACATGGGCCAACCGGTGGGAACGCCTGGAAGCGGTGGTCCAGTCCTGGATGGAGCCGCCGCCGTGATCGTCCTCGGCATCGACACGTCGACCACGCAGACGAGCGTCGCCCTCGGCTCCGAGCGCGGCACGCTGGCGGCAACGTTCCTTTCCACGGGCCGTTCGCACCACGAGGCGGTCGCCCCGGCGGTCGAACACCTCACCCGGCTGTCCGGGACGCCGCTGTCGCACATCGGGGGCGTGGCCGTGTGCATCGGGCCGGGACTGTTCACGGGGCTGAGGGTGGGCATCCAGACCGGGAAGTCCATCGCCCAGGTCCTCTCCCTGCCCATGGTCGCGCTGACCTCGCTCGACGTGCTGGCGTTCGCCGTGCGCTACACGCGCCGCGTCATCTGCTCCGTGGTCGATGCCCGGCGAAACGAGGTGTTCTTC
Proteins encoded in this region:
- a CDS encoding P1 family peptidase, whose product is MITEVEGIRVGHWTDLEGLTGCTVVLCPPETVGSCEVRGGAPGTRETDALRPGTMVNEVHAVVLTGGSAFGLAAADGVARWLEERGVGYDTRVARVPIVAAAVLFDLAVGDAAARPGPEQGYAACEAAADRVDEGTVGAGTGATVAKLPHPDQAMKGGVGSAAVREGDLVVGAIAAANSLGFVVDDDGEPIAANRSGLPATAPPEIWGPGTATTLVVVATNAALTKERAHLLSLAAHEGLADAVRPSHTMWDGDTAFALATGRVEAGQRAVEALARRAVAESIRRAVRTATGVPGFPSVSELGEVDGQ
- a CDS encoding alpha/beta hydrolase — its product is AWLAGLAAGAGAAGAGIALSRVAIRRDRRRVDPESRERLAELPPEDLGPLVSFDGSLLTVRAAGDPSRPAVVFSHGFSLDMTTWHYQWKELSKRYRCVLFDHRGHGGSGAAEGSDYSLQAMGEDLVAVLDAAVGEGPVVLVGHSMGGMAILAMAERHPEEFGPGGRIAGVVFADTAAAEVVRGALAGVTARIHALVSAPKRAERIHRFMRAGESDLAYAVSRLTQFGPKAPPSLVAHVARISGRAPLEVWGDGLAGILRMDFRHAVEHVRVPSLVMVGDVDRITPPASALALKDALPDARLVVLKGAGHLAMMERHEQFNRVTERFLESVLAQAATPAARGRRP
- a CDS encoding uracil-DNA glycosylase, translated to MTVTRTLEEAAEEAATCVRCRLSQGRTQVVFGVGDPRADLMFIGEGPGYYEDKQGEPFVGAAGQLLNRLLGEIGIRREDVYINNVVMCRPPGNRDPFPDEIESCRPWLMERVALIDPAVIVTLGRFATAVILDRPTVSITKVRGQRFRWDGRVVIPTFHPAAVLRGGGDASSQMAAIRQDFQMMKQALAERPQPPEEQLGLF
- the tsaE gene encoding tRNA (adenosine(37)-N6)-threonylcarbamoyltransferase complex ATPase subunit type 1 TsaE → MSHVIELHVPKPEDMEALGQAVASLVDRGDVLSLTGDLGAGKTTFVRGAARGLGVPEGQVLSPTFTLVRQYRGTHPVYHLDVYRLERVQDVIDLGFEELLDPEGVTFVEWGDAIEGLLLDDYLEVEMWTRAEDDGRVVLLTGNGRTWANRWERLEAVVQSWMEPPP
- the tsaB gene encoding tRNA (adenosine(37)-N6)-threonylcarbamoyltransferase complex dimerization subunit type 1 TsaB produces the protein MIVLGIDTSTTQTSVALGSERGTLAATFLSTGRSHHEAVAPAVEHLTRLSGTPLSHIGGVAVCIGPGLFTGLRVGIQTGKSIAQVLSLPMVALTSLDVLAFAVRYTRRVICSVVDARRNEVFFALYRPAPGGVTRTTEYMVGSAAKLAAELEARAEDVLLVGDGAMRYRRELESVGSPVEFASPALAFPNAAALVELSIPRFHREEFDRVADVVPLYLRKSDAEIAWDKRARTG